Proteins encoded by one window of Mercenaria mercenaria strain notata chromosome 4, MADL_Memer_1, whole genome shotgun sequence:
- the LOC128556620 gene encoding prostaglandin D2 receptor-like: protein MENTTTQNVTGNFLNSSDTLNGTGSRGPTHSSQASFYVSLVLIWIPGFFTNLLALFFIIRDIKKAIFPAIVLLLVLCTSDLIATCFSFTHSMLKMFVPGFDYDKCASLSILHAFFKLYSGVMNVLMAVDRVMAICTPFYYKRHVSVNTWKVGSLIAAAAVATLNLFPLMGLGSFTGIRNTGEIYCTSVGYKAKWIERVYGFAFSLAGIICIFAIVGLNAVLIRALLRLSSKVVSFVPSETTISTTGNDSNSSKANQTSFEIAFAKLMLGLATVYLVCDTPYNVLFFLQQFNITLEQGVAGYIHLLAGFSYTCDPMVYILIRKTKRSRLKDLCCNRNGSNVTTN from the exons atgGAAAACACTACAACTCAGAATGTAACAGGGAATTTCTTAAACAGTTCGGATACTCTAAATGGAACTGGCAGTCGTGGACCGACTCATAGTTCACAAGCTTCGTTTTATGTGTCATTGGTTTTGATCTGGATACCAGGATTTTTTACAAACCTTCTTGCTCTTTTCTTTATTATTCGTGATATAAAGAAAGCGATTTTTCCCGCCATAGTGCTGTTGCTCGTGTTATGCACGAGCGATTTAATAGCGACATGTTTCTCTTTCACACATAGCATGCTGAAAATGTTTGTTCCTGGTTTTGATTATGATAAGTGTGCATCACTTTCTATTCTCCATgcatttttcaaactttattcGGGAGTTATGAATGTGTTAATGGCGGTTGACCGCGTGATGGCGATATGCACACCATTCTATTATAAAAGACACGTGAGTGTAAATACGTGGAAAGTTGGTTCCCTAATTGCTGCAGCCGCCGTTGCTACCCTCAACCTTTTCCCATTAATGGGACTAGGCAGTTTCACAGGCATCCGAAACACGGGCGAAATCTACTGCACTTCTGTTGGCTATAAAGCCAAGTGGATTGAGAGAGTATATGGATTTGCATTCAGCTTGGCGGGAATTATATGTATATTCGCCATTGTTGGCTTAAATGCTGTATTGATTCGAGCTCTCTTGCGACTCAGCTCGAAAGTTGTTAGTTTTGTACCGTCCGAGACAACGATTAGTACTACAGGGAACGACAGTAACTCCTCGAAAGCAAACCAAACTTCGTTCGAAATTGCCTTTGCTAAGTTAATGCTTGGCCTAGCTACAGTATATCTTGTTTGTGATACACCCTACAAC gttttattttttctgcaacAGTTCAACATTACGCTGGAACAGGGTGTAGCGGGTTATATCCATCTCCTCGCTGGCTTCAGTTATACATGTGATCCGATGGTATATATCCTAATTCGAAAGACAAAGAGAAGTCGCCTCAAAGATTTATGCTGCAACAGAAATGGTTCAAATGTGACCACGAACTAG